TTGTAAATCGTCTATATCGATTTTGCCGTCTTTGTTTTCATCGGCGGTAAGGGTAAAAATTTTCCCCTTCACTTTGGTTTTACTCGCATCGAATAAAGGATTTTCCGTTTCAAATAATGTCGGCTGCCAATCGCCCGGTATTTTTTTGCTTTCAACGGCATAACTCGTGCTGATGAGTTTTTTCAATCCGAATGCCGCAAAGTTTTGTGCGAAGAATTTGGTAAAGTTGCTCCATTCGGGATCGTCGCACGGAAGAAGAATCGTTTTGTTTTTAAATACGTCGGGATCATACTCGATATACGCGTTCACCTCTTTTTGAATGTCGGCATATTGTGTATAAAACTCATCGTTTTTTGCGATCTTCGCATTGTGTAAATTTTCGTTTGCCATAATCGATTTTTCCGCGAAAATATCTAATCCGGCATGCGGAACAGCTTTTCGCCATTAGAGCATATTTTGCACTATTGTTCAATGATTATTTCACGCGTTCTTCAAGTCCATCCGATCGCCCACAATTGACAATCCATATACCGATCGGTATATTTATATACTGAACGGTATATAAATATGACAATAAACGATAACAGCAGAGATGCAATTCTCAACACGGCAATACGCCTTTTTTCACAAAAGGGGTACGAAGGAGTCGGCGTGCAGGAAATTTGCGAAAACGCAAATATTACAAAGCCGACCTTATATTATTTTTTCAAAAGCAAGCAGGGACTTTTGCAGGCGATAGCGGATTCAAAGGGTGCGGAGCTTTTGCAAAAGCTCGAACATGCCGCAGCGTACGAACACGATTTTCTTAAAAGTCTGACACGCATCCTGGCCGCGACAATCGATTTTGCGCTTGCGTATCCCGATTTTTTTAATCTGCACAGCGTGCTTTTAAACGCGCCCGGCAATGCGGAAACCGAAGCGGTCTATGCGCCGTTAAAAAAACGCTTCGATTCGGTGTTTTCGGAATTTTTTATTAAATCCGCGCACGAGTTCGGCAATATGCGCGGAAAAGAAAAACTGTATTCCATACTGTACCACAACAACGTTATTTCGGTTTCGCTTTTATGCGTACATCAAAAATTGTCCGGAGACGATCAAACGATTTACCGCATCGTACACGGCTTTGTCTACGGCGTAGCAAACTGATGCCGGGAGATGTATATGTCAAATTTATTTTCGGATAAAATTTTTTATCATATCTATGCACTGGGTATGGGGAATTGCCCGAAGCGGAATGATTTTGCGTGCCCCGCAGGGGATTTTTTTGAAAAACTTTCGGAGCAGTTGGACAGGATTCGATCCTTGGGCTGTAATGCGCTCCTCATCGGGCCGATTTTTGAGTCGAGCGCGCACGGATACGATACGGTCGATTATTATCACGTGGATCGTCGGTTGGGGAATAACGAGCGCTTCAAACGCTTTTGCAGCCTGTGTCATGAAAAGGGATTCGCCGTGGTGCTCGATGCGGTATTCAATCATACGGGGCGGGATTTTTTTGCCTTTAAGGATATTCGGCAAAAAGGGCAATACAGCCCTTACAAAGATTGGTATGTCAATATTGATTTTTCCCGGCGGAGTGCCGAGGGGGACTGCTTTGAATATGAAGGCTGGGCGGGCTGCAAGGATTTGGTAAAACTGAATGTCGATAACGACGCCGTACGGGAGCATCTTTTCGGCGCGGTAAAAATGTGGATCGAAGAATTCGCAATAGACGGCCTGCGCCTCGATGCGGCGGATGTGCTGAGCAAAACCTTCCTCGATGCGCTGGCTTCCTTTTGTCGAAGTATAAAGAGCGATTTTTGGCTCATGGGCGAAGTCGTGCACGGCGACTATTCCGAATGGGCGCAAAACGGCCGGCTCGATTCGGTAACGAACTATCAGATGTACAAATCGCTTTGGTCATGTTTGAACGATCGGAATATGTATGAGCTTTCGTATAATTTGAACAGAGAATATAACGCCGAAAGCGGTATGTATAAAGACATCGCATTGTACAATTTCGTGGACAACCACGACGTAAATCGAGCGGTCAGTGCGCTCACCTCTCCGGAGCGGCACCTGCATCTGCTATACGGGCTGCTCTTTACGATTCCCGGCATCCCGTCCGTCTACTACGGCAGCGAATACGGTATACGGGGAATGCGGAAAGTCGACTGCGATTACGAACTGCGCCCTCCGCTTCCGCCTTTCGCTCAGCTTCCGGATTTTACGCAGCCGGGTTTTGACGCGGGCTTTATCCGTACGTCCATTGAAACATTTTCGAAAATACGACGGAGCCGTCCCGCTTTGCAGCGCGGTTCGTACCGGCAGGAGTTTATTGCAAACCGGCAATTCGGCTTTTGGCGCGAATGTTCCGAAGAAAAAATCCTGATCATCGTAAATTCGGATTTTGCGCAGGCCTGTGTTTTTTTACATTCCATTCCGGAGGGCGAATATGAAAATCTGACGGACGGAAGGATCTGTCATTCCGATGATTTGAAAGAACTGCAAACGGCTCCGTGTTCAATACTGATATTGCGCAAAAACGAATGATCGGAAAATCATTTTGTTAAATTTATCCGAAAATCATTCCGTGCATTACACCTGCACGGCTCCTTGACGCAGCACGCGGAGGGTACCCGAACTTATATCGACGATGGTCGACGGAAGGGCGCCCGACGTATCGCCCGATGAAATTATTAAATCGACATCGTCTTCAAACGTTTCGATAATGTCGCTTATTTTTTCGAGTACGGGTTTTCCGCTTTTATTGACGCTCGTCGAATAGACGGGACCGCTTTGTGCGATGACAGCTCTCAGCCACGCATCTCCGGGACAGCGGTACGCGGCAGTGCCCCCCGTTCCGTCGTTTACGATGATCGTGAGCGCGCCCGGCCACTTTGCAAGGAGAGAGGCGGGTACGGCGTCCTTTGCATAACGGCGTATTTCATCGGGGTGTGCGATGAGGCGGATAAAAGGCTTTCCTTCGTCCCTGCCCTTTATCGCCCGTATTTTTTCTTCGGTTCGGAATATTTTTTTACCGCTTTCGACGATGCCCGAAAAACCGTACACGGTGTCCGTCGGAAGGATAAGGATCTTTCCGCGCTTTAAAAAATCAACGCACAGGGAAGCCGCTTTTTCGTCGGTTTTGTGCAATATCACCGAGTACCGCCGCCGAAAGTCGCTATGCGCATTTTGCCCGCAGCATCGGAAGCGGTTTTCCGCATTGCAGAAGAAATCCGTTTTTCTTCCGCTAAGACTTGCACTTTTTTTCGCCGCGCCATAACTTCTCCGCTTCCGCCGGTAAGCGCCAAAAGTACGAACGTAAGCGCAAAAAACGCGATGCCGCATGCTTTGCATGTCCGCTCGCTCATAAACGCTATCGGCTCGCGCCGAACGACGGTTCCCGTATCATACAGCGGCGCTTCGTAGGGCTTAAGTCCGGTTATTTTAACGAGCTTTTCCCCCTCGCTCACGTAATCGAGCTTACGCGCATAGGCGGCGATAACGTCTTTATCTTTTTCGAGCGCCGTGCGTTCCAGTAACAGTTCTTCATTTATTTTTTGGATGAGTGCCGTCTGCCTGCTTATCGCGCGTTTTTGTTTTTGCAGCCGATTGTATACGATGATGCCGTCTCTGCCCGCAAAAAACGAAAGGAGTACATATACGAGGGTACCGATAAAAACGGCCGAAAGGATTTTTGTGCGTGTCATATTTTTCTTATCGGCCGAGCGCCCTATTTTCTGAAACGAAAATATATGCTATACTGTTACGATAGTATAGCGGGAATTTTCCCGGCGACGTACTGTTTTTTTGAAGCTTTTATGCCGATACTATAACGGATAGACTATGTATCTCTGCATACTGAGGGGAATGATATGGCAAATACCGATAACAAAAACGAACTCGACAGTTACGGTGTCTGGGTAAAAAAATCTCCGGAATCCGACTCTCAAAAATCCGAAAGCATCGACGATTTTAATTTCGACGTCGATTTGCCCGATTTTTCCGAAATAAATTCATCCGTAAATGAGCAAGCGCAAAGCGATGCATCTGCCGTCGAAGACGTTTCCATCGAGGATTTTCTCGACAACGGTTTTTCGGAACCTCCCGTCCCCGATGACACGCTCGGCGCGAGCGCTGACACCGCGCCCGATTTTTTCGGCGCTGCGGAAGAAACGCAAAACGATTCGATATCTTTTCCCGTATCTTCCGAAATCGAAGATGCTTCCGTTCTCCCCGAACTTCCCGAATCGATCGACACGACGTTCAGCACAGCGGAAACTTCCGCACCGGCGGAAGCTTCCGTCACCGAAGACGTCGACCTTTCCGATTTCGGAGTCGATTTCAGCAACGACGAAGCGCCTTCCGATACCGAATCGGGCGGAAGCATCTCTCCTGCAAAAACGGAATCGGCTCATATCGATTACGATCTTTCCGTTGCTCCCGACGACGGCGCTCTTTCTTCGGCACAAACGCAAAGTGTCGTACCCGACAGTTTCGACGAAGAAGCGAAATCGCTCATGGACAATATTGCAGCTCCGCGTACGGAAAGCAACGATCTCCTGCGGCAAATCGTCGAAGATCTTTCCGGATTGAAAAACGAAATCTCCTCGCTGAAAACGCAATTCGCCGAATTGAAATCGCGCGGGGGCACTCCGGCAGCCGAAGTGCAAGCCGGAGGATTTTTCAACAATTTGGATGAAGATGAAACGATTTCGCTTTCGGGCGACGAACTCGACAATATCATGAGCAGCGCCGATTTTTTAAATAACGAAAGCAAAGTCGACGAACTTGCAGAAGAAAACAAAATTGTCGATGGCACGCAAACCGAAGATACTTCCGTCGTTCCCGATATTTCCGAAAAAAACAAATCGACCGACGATTTTTTTGTGCAGGAAACAAAAACCGATACGGCAGGTGAATTGCCGATCGCGCCCGGCGAAGAAGAGGAACTTGAAGAGCTGCCCGAAGAAGCCGAACTCGAAGATCTTTCGGATGCGGAACCGCTCGAAGATATTTCCATTCCGAGCGTCGACGATATTTTGCGCGATGTCGCTCCCGCTTCGCAAAGCGAACCGAATTCATCCGGCAACGATCATAAAGCCGATATCACCGATAAATTTTCCAAAACCGATTCGACTTCCGAAACGGATGATTTTTTCAAAACGGATGTGCCCGCCGAAGATACCTCATCGCACAACGCCGCTTTTACCGACGCCGAATCGACTGCGGCAAAACCTGCGCTAAAAACAGCTTCACAAAACACTTCTTCGAGTCTGCCTGCAAACTTGACCGAAGAAATCAAATCCGTCCTTTTGTACATGGATCAGCTGCTCGAAGATTTACCCGAAGAAAAAATCGTCGAATTCGCGCGCTCCGAACAATTCGCGACATATAAGAAACTTTTTTCGGATTTGGGATTGTCATAACATGGGTTTGCTCAACCGCGTATCGGGCGGACAGTCGAAAAAGGCTTCGGGACTTTTGTCCCGTGCCGCTCCCCGTATGCAAACCCCCTCTTACGTTTCCTTTTCGGATCTGTGCCGTGATTTCGGTATTTTGCACGGATCGCTTTTTGAAATAACGGACGGCTCTTTTGCCGCAAGCGCATGCACCGGTCTCGACGCTCAAAGCATCGCGCTTTCCGTTTCATCTCCCGATTTTTGGAACGGAACGATAGGAGTCGATACATCGATAAAAACTTTTTCAAACCCGCTCGGTAACCTTGCGGCATTTTACCAGCTCTTTTCCCCGCGCACAAAAGAACGTCTCTCCTCCGTCCATTTTTTTCGTCTTTCATCCGATGCCGTTTTTATGAAAGCCGATTTTATCGGTGAAAACTCTTCTCCTCCGTCCGAAACGATAAAAATCGCCCTTGAAGAATTTATTAAAAACCGCGGACACGGCGGCCGCTTAAAAAACGGCAATGCAATTTTTTCAGGCGCATCTTGTTTTCCGAACGATAACAGCGCGCTGTTCTTTTTGCTTTCGACGAAAATCGCGATAAACCGCACGCTCGTTTCGGTTTCGTCGAAAAGCGATGCCGTCAAAGAGAGACTGTTCAATGTTATCTGCGGCGAAATATCCGATATGCTTGCACATTCGTTCGCCGCTCCGAATATGTGCGTACAAGGAAAAAACGGAGAGCTGCATATCGTCCTTTTTTCTCACGACGATTTCGACGAAGCCGTTTTGCAGTTTCACATAAGCCGTTTTCTCTCTCCCTTCCTTTCCGACGCCGCCGCTGCTCTCATGCTCATCAAAGCCGGAAGCGCGCGCAATGCGGAAGAAATCGAACGCTTTGCCGTCGAAGGTTAATTTGGGTATTTGTTTTTTTACGGCAA
This Treponema socranskii subsp. buccale DNA region includes the following protein-coding sequences:
- a CDS encoding TetR/AcrR family transcriptional regulator, whose amino-acid sequence is MTINDNSRDAILNTAIRLFSQKGYEGVGVQEICENANITKPTLYYFFKSKQGLLQAIADSKGAELLQKLEHAAAYEHDFLKSLTRILAATIDFALAYPDFFNLHSVLLNAPGNAETEAVYAPLKKRFDSVFSEFFIKSAHEFGNMRGKEKLYSILYHNNVISVSLLCVHQKLSGDDQTIYRIVHGFVYGVAN
- a CDS encoding alpha-amylase family glycosyl hydrolase, with translation MSNLFSDKIFYHIYALGMGNCPKRNDFACPAGDFFEKLSEQLDRIRSLGCNALLIGPIFESSAHGYDTVDYYHVDRRLGNNERFKRFCSLCHEKGFAVVLDAVFNHTGRDFFAFKDIRQKGQYSPYKDWYVNIDFSRRSAEGDCFEYEGWAGCKDLVKLNVDNDAVREHLFGAVKMWIEEFAIDGLRLDAADVLSKTFLDALASFCRSIKSDFWLMGEVVHGDYSEWAQNGRLDSVTNYQMYKSLWSCLNDRNMYELSYNLNREYNAESGMYKDIALYNFVDNHDVNRAVSALTSPERHLHLLYGLLFTIPGIPSVYYGSEYGIRGMRKVDCDYELRPPLPPFAQLPDFTQPGFDAGFIRTSIETFSKIRRSRPALQRGSYRQEFIANRQFGFWRECSEEKILIIVNSDFAQACVFLHSIPEGEYENLTDGRICHSDDLKELQTAPCSILILRKNE
- a CDS encoding FtsB family cell division protein, with translation MTRTKILSAVFIGTLVYVLLSFFAGRDGIIVYNRLQKQKRAISRQTALIQKINEELLLERTALEKDKDVIAAYARKLDYVSEGEKLVKITGLKPYEAPLYDTGTVVRREPIAFMSERTCKACGIAFFALTFVLLALTGGSGEVMARRKKVQVLAEEKRISSAMRKTASDAAGKMRIATFGGGTR
- a CDS encoding L-threonylcarbamoyladenylate synthase, which gives rise to MILHKTDEKAASLCVDFLKRGKILILPTDTVYGFSGIVESGKKIFRTEEKIRAIKGRDEGKPFIRLIAHPDEIRRYAKDAVPASLLAKWPGALTIIVNDGTGGTAAYRCPGDAWLRAVIAQSGPVYSTSVNKSGKPVLEKISDIIETFEDDVDLIISSGDTSGALPSTIVDISSGTLRVLRQGAVQV